Genomic segment of Malania oleifera isolate guangnan ecotype guangnan chromosome 7, ASM2987363v1, whole genome shotgun sequence:
AAAAAAACCATCCACCTGTTCCTCTTTCCTTCACCCACAGAAAAGGGGCCCCCCTTACAAACAAAGATCATTGCAAATATTCAAATTGAATGGGCAGGAGGGACTTTGTTGATCAAAGGTTCAAAAACAAACTTTTAAAATAAGAATCAATAATTTCTATAAGCATGATAGCACCTCCAGACATTGTAACAGCATTTAAAATCATTGGCACTTTGGATGCAGCTAAGACAATTATTAACAGACCCAATATTACTTAAACTTAATTGACTAAAAACTCACATGAAAAAAAGGGTAGATCATATAATCTGCAGAATGTGAATCAACAAGTTAATTCAAAACACATAATAACTACTCAAGTCTTAAATAACAATATTCATCTGGACTAATACTAGAAAATCACAAGTGAAAAAAACGTCAGTCTGAAATCCCAACTCAAGCATAAGAGTTGTATCATAATAAAACATGGAACCTAGTCAAACAGACCAAAGCCCATATCATCATCAGACTCTTCGGCAGGTTCTTCCTTCTTTTCCtcagtagcagcagcagcagcagcagcagcaccaGAATCAGCAGCCGCAACTGGAGCGTCAGCAACTGCAAACTTGCTAGGATCCTACACATGCATCaacatttaataataaatttaacaaGGAATGGAAAAATTATAATGGGTATTACAGAACATGAACACTACGAACCTCTAGATACTCCTTCACTTTATCTGCATGGGGATATGAATACTCAGTTTCAAGAGCAACCGACAGGACATTCTTGTAGGCATTGATGAACATGTGGACTGCAGCAGCCAGGGTTGGGTACGAGATCGCCAACGAAAGTGCAGTAACCATGGAGACACCAGTAGCAAACTTCTCAACGAGGTCGTCTTCAGTCAGGTCAAGCACCTCTGGGTTAAAAACTGAGCCATCATCATAGACAGACTGGATAACAAGACCATAAGAAAAGGGCCTTATTCCTAGCTTTGCAAGAAGGGCAGCCTCAGAAGAGCCCACTTTGTCACCCTTCTTAATAAGCTCCACAGGGGTGATGATTTCGACAGTACCCTTGTTAATCTTGGTTGGAATATTGAGTACCTGTGAGGCAATAACATGAGAAACTAGCTAGAGAAGGAAAAGAGAGGTACACTTATCAGCTGCAAATATGAACCTGGAAGAAAGAGGTCTGGGAAGGATCAAGTCCTGTGTTGCCAGGTGGGACAACGACATCAATCGGCGCTATCAACCCAACACGAGCAGGAGCTCCAACCtattattcatattgcagaaaatgattacaatataatttgCAACACAAACAAAAATGATATGTTATTGATTCCAACAGGCAACTGTCCAAAAATACCAAACAGACCCATAACACAGCATATGCTAGTGAAAAATGCCAACTTTTCAATTCTTACTTTATACAATTTCAACTCAAATAAGTGCTGTAGCTACAGTTTCAAATCCAATTGAGAGTAGATTGGGATGCTCCAATAGTAGCTTAAATAGATCAATACCATGTAATGAAACAAGTTGCTTGTTACCTAGAATTATCTTGCGCTCAAGAAGAAAATGCAATgcaagtttttttaaaaaatcaaattgagTACTTAAAAATATATAACCGAATTATACCAACGTCTTCCCGTAATATGGCTCAATCCAAGTAAATTCGACACCAGTTAAAGAAATAGAAGAACTATGAGCAACTAGTAAACAGGAAATAATACGTAAAGGATAATCGATAGATACTTCACCTTGTATTTTGCGACCTCTTCGCGCACCTCCTTCAAATCCCCCTTGGTGAAAATCAAACCAACATTTCCCTAATAAACCCACGAAAAATGTTAAAACAATCACCAACACAATTCAATACAAACAAAGTGAATCAACAGACGAACAAATCAACAAACTAAAGCAATACGAACCACGAGCAAAGGAATGAGGTTGAGAAAAGCCTTGTTTCCAGTGTTCTCGGCATGAATCCTTATGGACCGCTTCATCATGGTGTTCTTCCCCATCAGAACAATGGAATCGCCGCGCAGACCCTTCCGAATGTTCTGCAACTGGTTTGACCCAACATTGTCGGCCGCCGCCACCAGAATCTGACTGTACTCGTCCAGAAGTTGGCAGAGCTTCTGATCGTACGCTATCTTCTTGTCGGCCTTAGATGGTTTCACCGCCATTGATACAGAGATCTAGCTTAAGATTTGgggaaaataaatagaaaaaattaaaCCTAATCACAGCAAAATGAGGGCCAAGACGAAGCAAGTGCTTTGTCAAGGCGGACAGCAATCCGAGCCGTCTCTTTAACCTCGTCTATTCTAGGATCGTTCTGAACTTCTTGAGGAAAAACCCTAAAAGCCTGGTTTTGCAGCCGGGAAGGAAAACATACTTATATAGTAGGGCGGCGACGTAGTGAGGAGATGAACCCTCGGAAGGAGTTTTtgcctttttctttattttttttatattaaaatatttagaaCTTGATTTAGTTCTAGATTTTTAATCGCGCAGTCAAAATTCGCTGAATAATTTGGCGTCTTTTTTCTTAAAACTCATTGCATCATTCAGCAAGTTttgtatgttttaaaattataatttttttaagaaatttattttttgttatcaACAACATTAATTAATACTCATCATCTCTTACTAcacaaaattgaaaaaatatcaaaatgttctttaaaaaaaaaaaaaacttcattaagAATATGCATATTCCTTTATCTTAACAAAGTAAAATTAAAAGTACAATAATAATTACTTACCAATATATTATTAAAAAGTATTGCACTTcaataattttgaatttcaattagTACTTTAAATAACTACAATAAATGTCATTTTAGGGGAGTTTTTCGTTTTGGGTTAGATAATGTACTTAGGTAACATTTATATAAATACAAAGTGATCTATACGATCTAGAATAAAAGCAATAAACATAAAACAGAAAGAGAtctaaaaattttggcagagtacACATTCACAACACATTGAATCACTATAAAAATTTCGATAGAGTCTCATATTAAAATCGAGTATATCCATGTTTGCACCtgttcaaaaaaaataattttcatcgaCAATCGATACCAATGTTTCCATAACTTTTATACACTAATGTTGACATTCACACTATGTTAAATTAATGTATAAATTTCAGCAACTGAtaatagtatttcacaactttcatacacaaatGCATACATTGAGATTATGCAAGCAATAGTTTCcaattacatatacatattgGGGAATAACAAATAAGCATCCCCAATTATACAGAAATAATGCAATGAGGTTATACGAatgaaatcaaaataatcaatgttatacaaatgaaatcaaaagaattaAACTATTGTAAAGCACAATATAGGGGTAAAGTACATATACAACAAACCCCTACTCAAGTGCCACATGCAAGTCGTCTCTGGTGTTGGGATGGCTGCCATTTGCGTCCGCCCTCTCCTTGTTGGTCATATCCATCTGGTCACCTGCCCCAGCGTCGTCTTGTATGTTTATCATCTCCACCCTGAGGtactgcatcatcatcatcatccataTGAAGCAGATGGGGAGATGACTCATATAATGATGTTGGACGAGAATGAGGTGACATGACTAGTGCATCCACGTCATTCACATCTAGACTGTCGTCCAACAAGAATGACATGGATGGGGTGCTAGCGGAGTTGGCCAAGGTACTCAAACCTGAAGGCCTAGAGGATGAAGGAACATCTACAACATATGACCTCCTATTAGACGGCTCCGCAATATCAACTCCCATAGAACATGCATTGGGTGCCGACAGGCCAAACACGTACTCACTATGTACAACAGACAGCACACCGGATTAGCTCCGTGAACCACTAGATGCACACGGAGCATCTCCTCCTCATACTGGAGCTCCTCGACCTCCTCGTGCAGGCAGGTCAGGTCAAGATACATGGGTATGTCATCTGTCCTCGTGGGCAATCATCAATCTAGCTCTTACCAATCCTTGCACTGCAAGATCTTGAGAGATCATATACACGTCTTACAGTATGTTAGCCTATAGTATAGAACAAAATTTAGTTAGTGCATTCAAATCATAAAATCCACATAACAAAAGTACAATGTCTGAGTTAATGTCTACTTACGAGGCTCATATATACAGCGGCAGTCTCTTCCAAGAAGGgtcgtgtgatggacctataccacgTCAAGTATTGGTCATCCAAATGCAAAGAACCATCCTCCAGCTCCATTGGGATGATATGCTCTCTCTGATGCTTCCATGCGTCCACATACATCCTATGGAAAGTCATCCTGTTAGCTACCCCTTGACCGCGTCCATAAACTATATGATGGTCGTGCGGATGTAGATGTACCCCTGATGTCGAGAAAGGGTCAGGAATGCCCTCTCGATAGCCAAACTGATGCAAAATTCGGTTAGGGAGATACCACTCCACAATATGAAAGCATATAAGTGACAATTGGGTTACCCAAAAGTCACTCTCGACGTGATAATCAGCAGGTAAGTCGGTTATAACCTCATCGGGGTACGACCTCCATATGAACCACacataaatagaaaaaaaaaaaattaaacgcACTATACAAATCTCTTACAGAAAAACtgtgattttttaaaattgaatacCTCCTACTCCtggtgcatgtccaactcaaaCTTGTACTAGGGCAATATATGCTGCACAACTAATAGCACCCTCATGTCATCCCTTTACATATAGAAAACGAAAACATAAATATTAGAATGTAACGAGCAATCAGTACTACGAAGTACTATTTGTAACACTTAGAGTACAACTCCATTGTAACAGATGTTGTTACTAACTGGTATGCTAGTGGTACTGGGTCAACTGGAGGACCATCTTCGTCCCTTACTTTATGCAGCGTACCGAGGCGCAAAGAAGCTAAGGAGTGGCATCTCTCCTATGCCCAAATCTATAGTAAACGTAGAGGACCGCAAATTTGCCACCTCAACATGTGTGTGGTGCAGCACATCTCTTTATACAACCATGCCAAAGTCGCAGATCCCCAACTATATGAGCGAGTTTGCGCAAGGTCCTCTAACAATGCTGGGAACATCATATGGGTGAAACTGCCCAACAAATTGCAAAATAACATCCCACATAACAACCGCAAAATGTGGGCTTGTGCATAACATACTACAGTTTCAGCATTTGCATTTGCCGATCAATGACTAAACCGCTCCAATAGATAGCGCATACGGATGTGGGCATTGTGCAATTCGGTGTCAGGTGGCATAACCCCTAACAATTACCGGCACGTACTAACGTAGGACAGGATTGGTTGACCTATGTCCTACAGTttaaccctcacacaagcacatacaatCAAAACACTTtggattaagaattcaattaactatcataaacaccataaattatGCTACCCTTCACATGTTGTTgtattttgaaaaggtgtatgtgTTTGTCTTGAAAATAAGTCTCAATTGTTCATTCACaaatgaatcaagttatatgccaaaaagatgttatttcaaaaatttcaagaatgaaatttgTATGTTAGCAAACTAACGTTTATACAATTGATATTAGCTAGCAAGTGACAATATCAAAATCTAATGATTCGAATggcttatcaaatatggaatttctACCTTCAAACAAAGGCTTACACAAGATAAAGTAAGGGTTCAAAATAAGTACCAAATTTACCAAGAGATTCGTTGGATGATTCGATGTTGTTCGACACGAGCTTAGATCACACCataggtccttcgtacaagctttaaAACACTAATATAAACGTAGCTATGGAGTGTAGGGAATGTGGTCATGGGGGTGTATCTTGGTGGTGGCCATGTGATGTTGATAGAGGCTGTGAGAGTGTTAGATGAAGGAGGGGATGATGGAGTCACTGGATAaattagtggtctctcaccacttgatctccatAGAGAACGTCGTAGCCTCACACTTCTCACTTATAAGGAGAGGAACAAACTTTATAAGCTCGAGcaaagaaatgcttcttcaatattcaacttcaactcccttcatctttgttcttacaatgagaaggctatttatagacataacatggggggacaaagcataGGAAACAAAGTATCGAGGGGGGACAAGCATGGGATACAAAGCATAGAGGGACAAAGcatgggtgggggggggggggacaagcATGGGGGACAAGACATTAAATAACTTAcacttcccacacaagcatgagaGACACAAATATTAAATACTGCACTAAATACTAATACATTAAACACTctccaacttactagacacacaTATGCTTATACTTAGTTGACTTAGACTTATTACAAATTCAATTGGAGACTCAATTATGTGACCAAATGGAGGCCCATAGAGTCGTGTGGGGCCCATATATGTCTTCTTGCTTCAACACTTCACTTTGAGTCTTCGAGCACCTAATAGCTTTGTAATAACATATCCAAACAGTATAAAATCACCATAATAACAAAGTCTTCAAAACAAGTCTTCCATCCAAATAGTTAGATGGTCTTCAAGTATAATTTTCCATTAGTCCCATGTGTTCCTACAAAACAGTTTTAATAATAGTGGACATTTGGAGGTCATCCATGTGTCACCATATCAGTAAAGGAGCAGACATctagaggtcgtccacgtgtcatcatATTGGTAAAAGGGATACACatggcatgttgatccccatcatgtATGTTGTAGTGCCACTCGTCCCCACTGGACTGCATCACCGTATGTTAGTCCACACATATGACTAGTGATGGGCCTTCCGTCAATGGGCAGGCCGAACAATATCATGACGTCCTCTAACGTGACCGTCGCCTCACCGTGGGATAGGTGGAAGGTATGTGTTTTCGGCCTCCACTGCTCCATGAAGGTCATGACTAAATGTCAACCCACCTGGATATGACCAATACGATAAATGTCGAAGAATCCCACCTCCCGAATCTATGTAATGATGCGGCCATCTGCATCAATTAGGTGCTCTAAAAACTGTGTGCCCCATTGACAGTACAAGGGCTCCGTGTGACCCTCAGCCCATGCTTAGCTGGATTGGTGCTACTCGATCAACGTCAAGACTAAACGATCCCTCTGCCCTAGATCGATGCTGCAAAAAGGGAAAGTTGAAAACAACCACtatataaatcaaataatataagtTAATAATGTATTCTATAAATCGAGGCTTACGTAGACATTATCAGTCAATTCGATGGGCCAGCTCCATCCCCAAGTTGGGTccttgatggggatcaacatgccgtatatatcccttttactgatatgatgacacatggacgacatctcgatgtccactcctttgctgacatggtgacgcGTGGGCGACCTCCaaatgtccactattgtttatatctattttgcaagAACACAcgggattaattgaagatcttctacttctttgatggaagactttttttatgtgaagactttgctattgtgttaatttatatttttcgtggatatgttatttcaagattattaagTGCTTGAAaaccatgcttgaagacccaagtgaagtattgaaacAAAGTCCAACTCAGaacccatgtggcccccacatggctccaatgggtcccacatggttttggccttccttttggaatatgtttaaatttcaaatttgaattgtaataatgcaagacaactaagcttgacttgtgtgcttaaaagttggagttccttgtttttttagtaagtattaattgtgttaggttaatagttgttgaaagttgttgagagttgttgagtgtttagtgttttgtctTCGATgttatgcctataaatagccttcttattgtaagaacaagagacatgaagttgaagttggatattgaagaagcatctctttgcttgagcttgtaaagcttgttcctctccttgtgagtgagtagtgtgaagCTACGGTGTTCTTTTCGAAGATCAaatggtgagagaccactaaactatccaatgactccatcaacccctcctccatctaatactctcacggccCCTATCAACCCCACACGGCCAGcatcttcatacacccacacgacgatcatcatctacacttcattgttgcgttcatcttgtgattcaaatcttgtacgaaggacctacggtgtgacctaactacgtgtggaacaacgtcaagtcatccaaaccaatctcttggtaacttcaggacttgtgtttgaatcctttgctatattttgtgaacccttgctagtagattaaaatcacatctttgaatagcccttttgatccatagattgcaatattggtacttgttagttaaaatcaattgtatgaatattaatttgctaacatagaacttttatttttgaatctttgaaataatgaCTTTTTAGCAtgtaacttgattcctttgtgaaagaaccaatcgggacttaattgctggacaagtcatacaccttttcaaaatccttgaacatgtgaaataaagcatgttttattgtgtttatgtttggataattaaattcttaaattaaagtgtttaagtgtatgtgcttgtgtgagggttgaatcgtaggacataggtcgaccattcccatCCTACATCAGTCCTTCTTGGACACCTTGTCCGATTATGTCCTTTGTCATGACATATGCTGCacatgttcttcttcttcttacctTCCCTTATGCCCATCTCATTACGTAGATGTGAGCTCTTGGGTCGACCTTTATGCCGAGCTAACGCAGGATTTGCTTGCAATGTTGGCAACAAGAATGTTGGTCAATACATCTCGTGCCTAATCAGGTTAAAATCGGCTGTGTATATCGCATAGTGTTCGACAGTGTTGTAGCATGGGTGAACAAACTTGATAGTCTcaaagtttgaacattgtttccTTCATATGGCCCTTGTTACGCTGTTGTTATGCTAAAGGTACTAGTGGACCTAttgaacgtcgtgactcgatGTCTAATCGCTTTAACCTTCCCTCTTTTCATGGCTAGAAGTATATGTGAAGTAAATGCACTTCCTCTAGAAATTGCTTTATGAGCAGCCCCTCGTCGACTCTTGAAATAATGTGTAACATGATAAAATGTTAGTTGTACAATGACCGTTATTGGGAGGCTATGAGCTCCTTTCAAGACGGCGTTAAAACACTCCACAAGGCTAGTGGTCATATTCCCATACCTTCGTCCACCGTTGTGACATTGAGTTTACATATGAGAAGGGATGTGGTCAAAAGATGACTTTACTGGTTCTCCACCTTCAACAattatcctctccatccacttgtcaaattttcttaCCCGATGCTCCCTTCTCGCTCGTTCTGTCATACGCTTTAGATTGACACTTGCTACTTTAGTATTGAAGTTGCTTATCACATGCCGAAGGCAGAATTGGTGGTGGGAACGTGATGGTTGTCAATCATGATTTTGTTGCACCACAACCAGAATGCCTAGATGCCTATCTGATATTAGGAAAATGTCATCCCTATCGGTAACGGAACGAAGACAAcatagaaaccaattccatgtgtcgaaGCTTTCCTCTTGGACAATGGAAAATACAAGGGgaaaaaatgtcctatttacatcCGGAGACGTAGCAATAAGGAGTTTACCTTTATACTTACCGTACAGGTGTGTCTCGTCTACACATATAACAGGAGGGCGATGACGAAAACACTCAATAGATGTTATAAATGAAGAAAATGCAGATACCAACATTGCAATGTTATCGCATCCTGGAACAAAAGTCCACCTCCAATTGACTATAGTACTAGGATTGTACCTATACATCGTTTCCATCCACTTCGGCAATGTTTGATATGATATCTCTCAATTACCAAAGACTTCAGCAGTGACCTTCTATTTGCACAACCATGCCTTCTTATACGAGCTCAAATAATTGAAGTaacgatctatgaattctttcaaagTGGCGATTGATGTAGGCATATCTCCCCTAATCATATTCACTCTCTCCCCGGCAATTAGGGAtgatgtgatttggttatggtcctacgATAGCAGTTCATTCAAACATGTGTGCGGACCACTATATTAAGTGATTTCAAATAAGTCGTGTTTCTTCCAAAGCATTGCACACAATCTCCATCTGCAATCAAACTCCTTACACTTAGCAACCCATAACACTAGGTTAGACTACACCACATAGAAGTCATGGTGAGTTTGAGCATAATAAATCTGCATCGCAGCTATCAATTGATCCTTAGAcccgaagagcatccccttaccCAGCTTGAACGACTTATTCGAATGAGTCACTTGTATATGGCATCCCAACGAGTCACTCATCCTGAAGCTCCTCTTAGCGTGACACATCTGTGACATTTGCATCAATTTAAGCGTACATTAGAGGTTCGTGGCATCGTTCGTTTCATAGGAGGGTGGATTCATATCATCGGTGAACTCATTTAATTCTTCAATGGTTTCCTGCTTATAGGTTTTTTCGTCATCTAAATTAACATTGTTTGTAATGTTCATCCTCTCGTCTAACACAATGGCAAACAAATCAGCGGGTTTAGTGTGCCCTCCCTATTTATCCATGTGATAAACAAGGATTTCTTAAGTCGGCGGCTCGAACAACGATCCCAGACCTTCATTCAAATCCACAACAGTCATCCCACCAAACTCCGCACTCCTGTATTGCTCATCTATACCACACACAGTTATTTCATAACGAcgtgtttgttgggtgtcttcTTCCACTTCAGTCACATGTTCGACAACCGAAACACTACTTGAGCTTCTTGCAATTTAGACCGACCCTCAAGAAATAGTAAAACCTATGAaacaaaaatgtatatataagcaCATGGCATAACATGAAGTTATTGGCTTTATTTGTGCTTTTCTATTTTAATTGCAAATACACAACACAGGTCTATCTCAttttttaattctaatttttaCAAGAATGGATTCATTTGAGAcgttattaatatttatttttccaaattttatataaagataaaatacaataaaattaaccttttttttctcaaaaaataaaattgttgatCCAAGTAGACCCTTGTTAATTCATATTGGactcaaaacaaattttttattaAGATTTGATTAGAATCATAGTCTCAAATTTATATTATCTCAAACAAAACTTGATTCTTAATAGAAGATTAAGCATTATTTTTTAAAGctataaacaataaataaagtGAATTGAACCAAATTACATGTGAATAAAGTATGACagtccaaaataaataaattctttgTTAAAGAGAACAAAGCACcaacaaaaaaattttaactaataGCAAATTACACAAGAACAATTACAcatgaaaataataacaaattcaaataaattaaataggaaaatagaataaaccctaacctcaaattgGGGGTTTCCAAATGATGCTTCCAATCACAAATTTTAGTTCAATATAACCAAATGGAATGTATCAAATTCTAGTTTATATTACAAACTAACACAATTTTTAAATCAAACTTACAAATCTTAATGAAATAATATCACAACGTTCGGGAACCCTTTAAGCTTAAGCAAAAGAAACATACCTCATCTCCCATTTATATACCTTCCTTCCCAACGTTCGGTTCCTCTTTCACAACGTTCGGCTGCAATGATCACCTGTTGCGCTGCGCCCAATCTTCCGATTGGTCAGTAGCTACTACGTTGCACTTTGCACTCTGCAATTTCGTGAGAAAAAAATGGAATAGGAAGACTTAGAGAACCTGAAAAAAAACTCATTGGATGATCGATCGATTTTTGTTGCCACGCATCAAACGGTGCCTGACTTTCCTAGACAAAACTTGCTGGATGGTCTAACTTATTTTGCTTAAAAATTGCTGAACCATCTAATGATTTTTTGtgatgacctgctatttatttaacatttttttcctGTAAATATCAATTGTCTGAATTAGTACTGAAAATAACTCAGGCTCAAGAGAGTACTGAAGAAACTCTTTCTGTCAAACATAACTAAGCAGTGGTACacaaaactgggaactgctatatacaatacaatactagaaaactataGAGCTCTTAAATATAATTACAACAGAAAACACCCAGTGACAACATCCCAAACCAATCTATCCCAAATCATTAGCAtaaaaaatacacctacccttccaactAGGGCAGCTGAAGACAATCTCtaaccgcgagcctgatctgctcacctagcaggatcccctgaaaaataataagtcactaggatgagacaacgctcagtaagtggaaatatgctattactagtgtgtggcggctgagttaatcatttaaaatacttaagtaatactgatactgtaatctgagaaaactaataaactgtacagaatatatctatctatcatgtaatctttaaaatataactgtgtatctgaatttgctatctgaaggtactactaatataatagtataaaccgatgttgtgtgatatatctgtacataggaacttctgctatacattgagatctgtatatcatgatatatcccctcatgatagggttgtgcggcgtaggctggacttactctggtcaaccctccaagtaagtcaatctctatcatctgCCAATCTGTAAGGATCTATGTagatcctagcccactgcaatcactctgggctatctcaaacctctgtcatcgtctaaccggctacctcaacccagcatgctggggagactacaaATTTCTCCTAACACGGTCAGAcagaatccacatgctatctgagtcatgtggttgcacgtgtctaaaactagcaatggtaccttgctctgctgtaaatatatctgtctgtaattttcaCAAGAATCTGAtattgtgtaatactgtatacatatataaatatataatcatcttgttgcttttaacatgatttcaaaaataaccataacactataattctgagctgtattatttgagatatctgattgaaatatatatattatctgtgtgtaacatctgtgttttctgtctgtactatctgtaatatctgaataaaatatctgtatatgatatatgtatactctgtatataatatttgtaatctctatatataatatctgtaatctctgaataatct
This window contains:
- the LOC131160305 gene encoding large ribosomal subunit protein uL10 produces the protein MAVKPSKADKKIAYDQKLCQLLDEYSQILVAAADNVGSNQLQNIRKGLRGDSIVLMGKNTMMKRSIRIHAENTGNKAFLNLIPLLVGNVGLIFTKGDLKEVREEVAKYKVGAPARVGLIAPIDVVVPPGNTGLDPSQTSFFQVLNIPTKINKGTVEIITPVELIKKGDKVGSSEAALLAKLGIRPFSYGLVIQSVYDDGSVFNPEVLDLTEDDLVEKFATGVSMVTALSLAISYPTLAAAVHMFINAYKNVLSVALETEYSYPHADKVKEYLEDPSKFAVADAPVAAADSGAAAAAAAATEEKKEEPAEESDDDMGFGLFD